One Salmo trutta chromosome 26, fSalTru1.1, whole genome shotgun sequence DNA window includes the following coding sequences:
- the LOC115163342 gene encoding beta-crystallin A1-2-like, which produces MALTTPNPVGPWKITVYDQENFQGKRMEFTASCQNIMECGVDNIRSLKVECGAWVGYEHSSFSGQQFVLERGEYPRWESWSGSNAYHIERLMSFRPVCSANHKESKIVVFERENFIGKQWEMNDDYPSLQAMGWGNNEIGSMQVQSGAWVCYQFPGYRGYQYIMECDRHGGEYKHYREWGSHSQTSQVQSLRRIQQ; this is translated from the exons ATGGCGCTGACTACTCCTAACCCAGTGGGACCATGGAAG ATCACGGTCTACGACCAGGAGAACTTCCAGGGAAAGCGTATGGAGTTCACGGCTTCCTGCCAGAACATCATGGAGTGTGGTGTGGACAACATCCGCTCCCTGAAGGTCGAGTGTGGAGC CTGGGTAGGGTACGAGCACTCCAGCTTCTCTGGGCAGCAGTTTGTGTTGGAGCGTGGAGAGTACCCTCGCTGGGAGTCCTGGAGCGGCAGCAACGCCTACCACATCGAAAGGTTGATGTCCTTCCGCCCAGTCTGCTCTGCT AACCATAAGGAGTCCAAGATTGTGGTGTTCGAAAGGGAGAACTTCATTGGCAAGCAGTGGGAGATGAACGATGACTACCCCTCCCTGCAGGCCATGGGCTGGGGCAACAACGAGATCGGATCCATGCAGGTCCAGAGTGGAGC CTGGGTGTGCTACCAGTTCCCCGGTTACCGTGGCTACCAGTACATCATGGAGTGCGACCGTCATGGCGGAGAGTACAAACACTACAGGGAGTGGGGCTCCCACTCTCAGacctcccaggtccagtctctGCGTCGCATCCAGCAGTAA